From the genome of Devriesea agamarum, one region includes:
- a CDS encoding non-ribosomal peptide synthetase — protein sequence MTPTALLDHLDTIGVELWLENDTLRFRAPHGALTADLKEKIKQSRTEIMHMVRERSRNPVIRDRDNTYEPFPLTDVQGAYLVGRTSAFSDGGVGCHGYAEFDIDPALLGNDPADALTTAWQHVVKCHPMLRAIVHAEGWQQVIPELDVPLVIHPATERERVRERLQTRIHPVATGSGTNPADLEPLIDIVATIGIDDIVLHLSVDLLLTDYVGLSVILADLESALTGHVPQPPSLTFRDYLATVRAYEASLASRVERERAERFWTERFSTDRADELPDPITLAPEAGHPADPAPAPHGPVRFTRRSHLLSADHWRRLESIAREQGVTTTSLLVAALGRVLHRHGGPARGLVAMTVADRRPVVPDVARIVGDFTSTVLVEVDGQANTGLTEAATTAQNSIFDALEHRALSGVELARLVAQARGEDRFSAPVVVTSTIGASDTTAGTVLRPRPGFGLSQTPQVLLDVQFSPVPGGGGISLDWDCRDGGFSGAVLDDAFADFTALVDSLVSSGIPHGDPLPRKAPLPIPRSGRLDRTPATLHKPILQRWAEDPCAPAIVDGHREVTRDALVAAAAAVARWLKPQMGREVTTRVAVSLPPGAAQIAVELGILMTGGCYVPVEPDWPSARRKAVMQTLRAEGSALLIDADSAVLTEVAHALDKAAVTPSGAATGPNGTPEGLPEATRALSNVPSSLTTLGLADIEVDPDSEAYVIFTSGSTGTPKGVVITHRQARTTLADVTDRLHLGPADTVLAVSRHSFDLSVFNAFGMLGAGGRVVIPSSGTTADPQTWAAAVSDHRVTVWNSVPAQLQLLLDHLAGEATGSMLPLRAALVSGDWVPVTQPAELWRYAPSARFFSLGGATEAAIWSVFHEVTRPLPDTARSIPYGTALDDQGIWVMNAEDEPAGVGQIGQLVIGGDGVAQGYLGDPERTSAAFFTHPGHGERCYRTGDTGRLLPDGQIEFLGRVDGQVKIRGHRIELGEIESVLSGCEGVSRAVAAVAHSGATSLVVAVLPESSEEYARHSAARTDAVIEAMQRADRDMIRDVDADALIELAETVEDSAVRRMTAHVARGEGRTVTELIEILEARPHRDLVERWVSLLVERGWVTIDDGLIRILKDPDLDGEDGRWHRIYELDQRIGYGVQQLDYVRQCLDDLPGLLTGTVDPLALLFPEGNTDVARAAYGHNLFSRWINTVIAAGITERVRWAHQAGRTLRILEIGAGVGGTTAPVLEALTAELGEDLAGVDYLFTDVSPFFFDEITARWPQLRTGLLNINDPAGIVPGSVDVILSANVLHNARDIPETLRRMAALLAPGGALAFIDSTAVNAALMTSMEFKEGLTDFADLRVETGSPFLSLDEWHHVLHNSPFHLAGCFPAAPNHPMRIGHQHAMWATTGDDRAPLDAQNLIDQLAQELPRYMVPQMVAVVDEIPLTRNGKVNRAEIAQLANHPSHTAVTACAPVELDPTEHQVAAIWRDVLDLGVTPLTPDADFFDLGGDSLLLARCIGRMRRDIAGAEAVAWDDALRRIVADPTIAGCAQALGTGAPHESDRDQEQPGSVTELLPAVGVEDHVLVLVHDGSGGLGPYRDVITSLERADRRPRVLGLHRVPGDGYLETAPDDLLDHLADRYTAELVALGIQRVHLFGYCMGGLIAAGVATRLAEAGIDVSGCTVVSSYRIPFAVQDDLLLDHSLAKLLHRNPADAGIDIDEHALGRALTAARRENPTMVGAGSIRRLAEPGLAADIDRAPVNSQERLRRLAETDPHRTWTPETLRSVKEIFKQSLAAVATWQAPPYLGRICFLRQRGDLHFLPTLREDMTEFWSEFCLGELEIRDIDGTHFDCLRAPNADAVVAGLAREWVQ from the coding sequence GTGACCCCGACCGCTTTACTCGACCATCTCGACACCATCGGTGTTGAACTGTGGCTGGAGAACGATACGCTGCGCTTCCGGGCACCCCACGGGGCTCTCACCGCGGACCTAAAAGAGAAGATCAAGCAGTCTCGGACCGAGATCATGCACATGGTGCGTGAGCGCAGCCGTAACCCGGTCATACGGGATCGAGACAACACCTACGAGCCGTTCCCTCTCACCGATGTTCAGGGCGCCTACCTGGTCGGACGCACCAGTGCGTTCTCCGACGGCGGAGTGGGCTGTCATGGGTATGCCGAGTTCGATATCGACCCGGCATTGCTCGGGAATGATCCTGCCGATGCGCTGACCACCGCATGGCAGCACGTGGTGAAGTGTCATCCCATGCTGCGGGCCATTGTGCACGCGGAGGGCTGGCAGCAGGTGATTCCTGAGCTCGACGTTCCGCTGGTTATCCACCCCGCAACTGAACGGGAGAGGGTTCGAGAACGTCTGCAGACGCGGATTCACCCTGTTGCCACCGGGTCGGGAACCAACCCCGCCGATCTGGAACCACTGATCGACATCGTCGCCACGATCGGTATCGATGACATTGTGCTGCATCTGTCAGTGGATCTGCTTCTGACCGACTATGTCGGGTTGAGCGTGATCCTCGCCGACCTGGAGTCGGCGCTCACCGGTCACGTGCCGCAACCACCGTCGCTCACATTCCGGGACTATCTGGCAACCGTGCGGGCATATGAGGCGTCTTTGGCTAGCCGGGTCGAGCGGGAGCGGGCAGAACGATTTTGGACCGAGCGATTCTCCACAGATCGAGCGGATGAACTGCCCGATCCGATCACCCTCGCCCCAGAGGCCGGCCACCCTGCCGATCCTGCGCCCGCACCACACGGTCCGGTTCGATTCACCCGCCGCAGCCACCTGCTCTCCGCCGATCACTGGCGTCGGTTGGAATCCATCGCCAGAGAACAGGGCGTGACCACTACATCACTGCTGGTAGCTGCGCTTGGCCGGGTCCTTCATCGGCACGGTGGGCCCGCCCGAGGACTGGTCGCGATGACGGTCGCTGATCGGCGTCCGGTCGTGCCCGATGTTGCCCGGATCGTCGGGGACTTCACCAGCACCGTGCTGGTTGAGGTCGATGGTCAGGCCAACACAGGATTAACCGAGGCAGCGACCACCGCCCAGAATTCGATCTTCGATGCCCTCGAACACCGCGCACTGTCGGGGGTTGAGCTGGCCCGTCTGGTTGCCCAAGCCCGCGGTGAGGACCGATTCTCTGCACCGGTGGTGGTCACCTCCACAATCGGTGCCAGCGACACCACCGCTGGGACCGTGCTGCGGCCACGGCCAGGATTCGGGCTCAGCCAGACCCCGCAGGTGCTGCTGGATGTCCAGTTTTCTCCTGTTCCTGGTGGGGGCGGCATAAGCCTTGACTGGGACTGCCGAGACGGGGGTTTTTCCGGTGCCGTTTTAGATGACGCGTTCGCAGACTTTACGGCTCTCGTCGATTCTCTGGTCAGCTCCGGTATCCCGCACGGGGACCCACTACCGCGGAAGGCGCCGCTTCCGATTCCCCGCTCGGGCCGACTCGATAGAACCCCCGCAACCCTGCACAAACCGATCCTTCAACGGTGGGCCGAAGATCCGTGCGCCCCTGCCATCGTGGACGGTCATCGCGAGGTAACGCGTGACGCGCTGGTTGCTGCAGCGGCGGCGGTGGCGCGCTGGCTGAAGCCTCAGATGGGCCGGGAAGTCACGACCCGGGTCGCGGTATCACTCCCACCGGGAGCCGCGCAGATTGCGGTTGAACTGGGCATTCTCATGACTGGCGGGTGTTATGTGCCGGTCGAGCCTGATTGGCCGTCCGCTCGTCGCAAGGCGGTCATGCAGACCTTGCGCGCTGAAGGGTCGGCCCTGCTGATTGACGCCGATTCCGCTGTGCTCACCGAAGTGGCTCATGCCTTGGACAAGGCGGCTGTGACACCAAGCGGCGCGGCCACTGGGCCGAACGGCACCCCGGAGGGACTGCCTGAGGCGACCAGAGCACTGTCTAACGTGCCCAGTTCATTGACCACTCTCGGCCTCGCCGACATCGAGGTGGATCCCGACTCCGAGGCATACGTCATTTTCACCTCCGGTTCCACGGGGACACCCAAAGGCGTCGTCATCACCCACCGGCAGGCCCGCACCACGCTGGCAGATGTGACCGACCGGTTACACCTCGGGCCCGCAGATACCGTACTCGCGGTGTCGCGGCACAGTTTCGACCTATCAGTGTTCAACGCATTCGGGATGTTGGGGGCTGGCGGTCGCGTGGTGATCCCATCCAGTGGCACCACAGCTGACCCACAAACCTGGGCTGCAGCGGTCAGTGACCACCGGGTGACGGTGTGGAACTCGGTTCCCGCCCAGCTACAACTGCTGCTGGACCATCTGGCGGGTGAGGCCACCGGCTCGATGCTTCCGTTGCGAGCAGCTTTAGTCTCGGGCGACTGGGTGCCGGTCACCCAGCCCGCTGAGCTCTGGCGATACGCCCCGTCGGCACGATTTTTCTCTCTGGGAGGGGCGACCGAAGCAGCGATCTGGTCGGTATTCCATGAAGTCACCCGGCCCTTACCGGATACCGCCCGGTCAATCCCGTACGGCACGGCGCTGGATGATCAAGGCATCTGGGTGATGAATGCCGAAGATGAACCCGCCGGGGTGGGGCAGATCGGCCAGCTGGTGATCGGTGGCGACGGGGTTGCCCAGGGTTACCTTGGCGATCCAGAACGCACATCCGCGGCGTTCTTTACCCATCCGGGACACGGCGAGCGCTGTTACCGGACCGGCGATACGGGTCGGCTGCTGCCAGATGGCCAGATCGAGTTCCTGGGTCGAGTGGACGGACAGGTCAAAATCCGTGGTCACCGGATTGAACTCGGTGAAATCGAATCGGTGCTGTCGGGCTGTGAAGGAGTTTCCCGGGCAGTGGCGGCAGTAGCTCACAGCGGCGCCACCAGTTTGGTCGTCGCGGTGCTACCCGAATCCTCCGAGGAGTATGCCCGCCACAGCGCGGCGCGCACCGACGCGGTCATCGAAGCGATGCAGCGAGCCGACCGGGACATGATCCGCGATGTCGATGCGGATGCTCTCATTGAACTCGCAGAGACCGTCGAGGACTCTGCCGTGCGCCGGATGACAGCGCACGTTGCCCGCGGTGAGGGCCGCACCGTGACGGAACTGATCGAGATTTTGGAGGCCCGACCGCATCGGGACCTGGTCGAACGCTGGGTATCGCTGCTGGTTGAGCGCGGTTGGGTCACGATTGATGACGGTCTGATCCGAATTCTTAAAGATCCCGATCTCGACGGTGAGGATGGTCGCTGGCACCGGATCTACGAACTCGATCAGCGGATCGGGTACGGGGTGCAGCAGCTCGATTATGTGCGTCAATGCCTGGACGATTTACCAGGTTTACTCACGGGGACTGTGGATCCACTGGCCCTGCTGTTTCCCGAAGGAAACACCGATGTGGCTCGCGCAGCATATGGACATAACCTCTTTAGTCGCTGGATTAACACGGTGATTGCGGCCGGAATCACCGAGCGGGTCCGCTGGGCGCACCAAGCCGGGCGCACACTGCGAATCCTAGAGATCGGTGCCGGGGTGGGCGGCACCACCGCACCGGTCTTGGAGGCTCTCACCGCAGAGCTAGGCGAGGATCTGGCGGGAGTGGACTACCTGTTCACCGATGTGTCGCCATTCTTCTTCGACGAGATCACGGCGCGCTGGCCCCAGCTGCGAACCGGCCTACTCAATATCAACGACCCCGCCGGCATCGTTCCCGGTTCAGTGGATGTCATCTTGTCGGCCAACGTGCTGCACAACGCCCGGGATATTCCAGAGACTCTGCGCCGCATGGCCGCACTCCTGGCCCCGGGCGGCGCACTCGCATTTATCGACTCCACCGCGGTCAATGCGGCACTCATGACCTCAATGGAGTTCAAGGAGGGACTGACAGATTTCGCCGATCTGCGCGTCGAGACCGGCAGTCCGTTCCTCAGCTTGGACGAATGGCACCACGTACTCCACAACTCTCCGTTCCACCTGGCCGGATGCTTCCCAGCAGCACCGAATCACCCAATGCGGATCGGTCATCAGCATGCGATGTGGGCAACCACCGGGGATGACCGGGCACCACTTGATGCACAGAACCTCATCGATCAGCTTGCACAGGAACTCCCCCGCTACATGGTTCCGCAGATGGTCGCGGTGGTCGATGAGATTCCGCTGACCCGAAACGGCAAAGTCAACCGGGCCGAGATTGCACAGCTTGCCAACCATCCCTCCCACACCGCAGTAACAGCCTGCGCGCCGGTCGAACTAGACCCGACCGAGCATCAGGTTGCCGCCATTTGGCGCGATGTGCTGGACCTAGGTGTCACCCCTCTGACACCCGATGCAGATTTCTTCGATCTGGGCGGAGATTCACTGCTGCTGGCCCGCTGCATCGGCAGAATGCGCCGCGACATTGCCGGTGCTGAGGCCGTGGCCTGGGACGATGCGCTGCGACGGATTGTCGCCGACCCCACCATTGCCGGGTGTGCCCAAGCGCTTGGCACCGGCGCACCGCACGAAAGCGACCGCGACCAGGAGCAACCGGGCTCGGTCACAGAATTGTTGCCTGCGGTAGGCGTCGAGGACCACGTGTTGGTGCTCGTCCATGATGGATCCGGCGGGCTGGGCCCCTACCGCGATGTCATCACCTCGCTAGAGCGCGCCGACCGGCGGCCACGGGTGCTCGGCCTGCACCGGGTTCCCGGTGACGGCTACCTAGAAACCGCCCCGGATGATCTGTTAGATCACCTCGCTGACCGCTATACCGCCGAGCTCGTTGCGCTCGGAATCCAGCGGGTTCACCTGTTCGGGTACTGCATGGGCGGATTGATTGCCGCTGGGGTCGCCACCCGGCTCGCCGAAGCGGGTATCGACGTCTCCGGGTGCACGGTGGTCAGTTCATACCGCATCCCGTTTGCTGTCCAGGATGACCTGTTACTGGATCATTCCCTCGCAAAGCTCCTGCATCGCAATCCCGCCGACGCCGGAATCGACATTGATGAGCACGCGCTCGGTCGAGCACTGACCGCGGCCCGTCGAGAAAATCCGACCATGGTCGGTGCCGGGTCAATCCGTCGGCTCGCCGAGCCTGGTCTAGCCGCTGATATAGACCGTGCCCCCGTGAACTCTCAAGAGCGCTTACGCAGACTCGCTGAGACCGATCCTCATCGCACGTGGACGCCGGAGACTCTCCGGTCAGTGAAGGAGATCTTCAAACAGTCCCTAGCTGCGGTGGCCACCTGGCAGGCACCGCCGTACCTTGGCCGGATATGTTTCCTGCGCCAACGCGGTGACCTGCATTTTCTGCCCACTTTACGGGAGGACATGACCGAGTTCTGGTCGGAGTTCTGCCTCGGTGAGTTAGAGATCCGCGATATTGACGGCACCCATTTCGACTGTCTTCGAGCACCGAACGCCGACGCGGTCGTCGCCGGATTGGCTCGGGAGTGGGTTCAATGA